Proteins found in one Populus alba chromosome 14, ASM523922v2, whole genome shotgun sequence genomic segment:
- the LOC118034207 gene encoding uroporphyrinogen-III synthase, chloroplastic isoform X1 → MAPPVSPFSLAPSLSSSSSLCLQLHRRFFPPSLRTSASASSTSNSAPKVVVTRERGKNGKLIKALAKYGISCLELPLIQHTQGPDSDKLSSVLCSTFSKLCGSLYEDSAFDWIIITSPEAGSVFLEAWKVAGTPKVKVGVVGAGTASIFEEVMQSSERSLDVAFTPSKATGKVLASELPKNGNKRCTVLYPASAKASNEIEQGLYNRGFEVVRLNTYTTVPVGHVDEMVLKQAISAPVVAVASPSSVRAWANLIPESEEWNNSVACIGETTGSAAKRLGFKKVYFPRQPGLEGWVDSILEALRAHNDS, encoded by the exons ATGGCACCACCagtctctcccttctctctcgctccttcactttcttcttcttcttctttgtgcCTGCAACTTCACCGACGATTTTTCCCTCCGTCTCTTAGAACCTCAGCTTCTGCATCTTCTACTTCGAATTCAGCGCCCAAAGTCGTAGTCACTAGAGAACGAGGCAAAAACGGCAAGCTCATTAAAGCTCTG GCGAAATATGGGATAAGTTGTTTGGAGCTTCCACTGATTCAGCATACACAGGGACCTGATTCAGATAAACTATCTTCTGTGTTATGCAGTACTTTCTCGAAACTTTGTGGTTCACTTTATG AAGATAGTGCGTTTGACTGGATCATTATAACTTCCCCTGAAGCAGGCTCTGTCTTTCTGGAGGCATGGAA GGTAGCTGGAACCCCAAAAGTTAAGGTAGGGGTTGTAGGAGCTGGCACAGCAAGCATTTTCGAGGAAGTAATGCAATCATCAGAGAGATCACTTGATGTTGCCTTTACACCATCAAAAG CAACTGGTAAGGTTTTGGCATCAGAGCTTCCAAAGAATGGAAACAAAAGATGCACTGTATTGTACCCAGCTTCTGCAAAAGCAAGCAATGAGATCG AACAAGGTCTGTATAATCGTGGATTTGAGGTTGTCAGACTAAATACATACACAACT GTGCCTGTTGGTCATGTTGATGAAATGGTTCTGAAGCAGGCAATTTCAGCCCCCGTTGTTGCAGTTGCTTCACCTTCTTCAGTTCG AGCCTGGGCCAATCTTATTCCAGAGTCAGAGGAATGGAACAATTCAGTGGCCTGTATTGGGGAGACAACTGGATCAGCAGCAAAAAGattaggttttaaaaaagtgtaCTTTCCAAGACAACCTGGTCTTGAAGG GTGGGTAGATAGCATCCTTGAGGCCTTAAGAGCACACAACGATTCGTAG
- the LOC118034208 gene encoding polyadenylate-binding protein RBP47, whose protein sequence is MQSSGSDSQTQQEQNQRQQPPPPPQQQQWMPMQYPAAAMVMQHQIIPPQHYGPPPPQHYLAAAYHQYQPHHHHLPHVQQHTQKQQREGSGENKTIWIGDLHHWMDENYLHSCFVSTGEIASIKVIRNKQTGLSEGYGFVEFLTHATAEKVLQNYGGILMPNTEQPFRLNWATFSTGDKRSDNAPDLSIFVGDLAADVTDSLLQETFVSKYPSVKAAKVVFDANTGRSKGYGFVRFGDDSERTRAMTEMNGVYCSSRPMRIGAATPRKSSGYQQQGGYASNGASAQGFQSDGDSNNTTIFVGGLDPNVTDEDLKQPFSQYGEIVSVKIPVGKGCGFVQFANRDSAEEALQKLNGTVIGKQTVRLSWGRNPANKQFRADLGSPWNGAYYGGQVYDGYGYALPPPHDPSMYAAAAAAYGAYPIYGSHQQQVS, encoded by the exons atGCAATCCAGCGGTTCTGATTCACAGACACAGCAAGAGCAGAATCAACGGCAACAGCCGCCGCCTCCACCGCAGCAACAACAGTGGATGCCTATGCAGTACCCGGCGGCGGCTATGGTAATGCAGCATCAAATCATACCGCCTCAGCATTATGGACCGCCGCCTCCACAACACTACCTGGCTGCCGCGTACCACCAGTACCAGCCGCATCACCACCATCTCCCGCATGTACAACAACACACACAGAAGCAACAAAGAGAAGGTTCTGGGGAGAATAAAACTATATGGATTGGTGATCTCCATCACTGGATGGATGAAAATTATTTACATTCCTGCTTTGTTTCCACTGGCGag ATTGCTTCTATCAAGGTTATTCGCAATAAGCAGACAGGTTTGTCCGAGGGCTATGGATTTGTGGAATTTCTTACACATGCCACAGCTGAGAAAGTTCTACAGAACTATGGTGGCATTTTGATGCCTAACACAGAACAGCCTTTTCGTCTCAATTGGGCAACATTTAGCACGGGTGATAAGCGATCAGATAATGCTCCTGATCTTTCTATCTTTGTAGGAGATTTAGCTGCAGATGTTACTGATAGTTTGTTGCAGGAGACTTTTGTTAGCAAATATCCATCCGTTAAAGCTGCAAAAGTTGTATTTGACGCCAACACTGGCCGTTCAAAAGGTTATGGTTTTGTGAGGTTTGGAGATGATAGTGAAAGAACACGGGCAATGACTGAAATGAATGGTGTATATTGTTCGAGCAGGCCTATGCGTATTGGTGCTGCTACTCCCAGGAAGTCCTCTGGATATCAGCAACAAG GTGGATATGCATCAAATGGTGCCTCTGCCCAAGGCTTCCAATCAGATGGTGATTCCAACAATACAACA ATATTTGTTGGAGGGCTTGACCCCAACGTCACTGATGAAGATCTCAAGCAGCCTTTCTCACAGTATGGTGAGATAGTGTCTGTTAAAATTCCGGTCGGTAAAGGATGTGGGTTTGTACAATTTGCCAACAG GGATAGTGCTGAAGAAGCATTGCAGAAGTTGAATGGAACAGTAATTGGCAAGCAAACAGTGCGTCTTTCTTGGGGCCGCAATCCAGCAAATAAGCAG TTTAGAGCAGATTTGGGTAGCCCATGGAATGGGGCATACTATGGAGGACAGGTTTATGATGGTTATGGATATGCTCTGCCACCGCCTCATGATCCAAGCATGTATGCTGCGGCAGCTGCGGCATATGGGGCTTACCCTATATATGGCAGCCACCAGCAGCAAGTAAGCTGA
- the LOC118034207 gene encoding uroporphyrinogen-III synthase, chloroplastic isoform X3: MAPPVSPFSLAPSLSSSSSLCLQLHRRFFPPSLRTSASASSTSNSAPKVVVTRERGKNGKLIKALAKYGISCLELPLIQHTQGPDSDKLSSVLCKDSAFDWIIITSPEAGSVFLEAWKVAGTPKVKVGVVGAGTASIFEEVMQSSERSLDVAFTPSKATGKVLASELPKNGNKRCTVLYPASAKASNEIEQGLYNRGFEVVRLNTYTTVPVGHVDEMVLKQAISAPVVAVASPSSVRAWANLIPESEEWNNSVACIGETTGSAAKRLGFKKVYFPRQPGLEGWVDSILEALRAHNDS, from the exons ATGGCACCACCagtctctcccttctctctcgctccttcactttcttcttcttcttctttgtgcCTGCAACTTCACCGACGATTTTTCCCTCCGTCTCTTAGAACCTCAGCTTCTGCATCTTCTACTTCGAATTCAGCGCCCAAAGTCGTAGTCACTAGAGAACGAGGCAAAAACGGCAAGCTCATTAAAGCTCTG GCGAAATATGGGATAAGTTGTTTGGAGCTTCCACTGATTCAGCATACACAGGGACCTGATTCAGATAAACTATCTTCTGTGTTATGCA AAGATAGTGCGTTTGACTGGATCATTATAACTTCCCCTGAAGCAGGCTCTGTCTTTCTGGAGGCATGGAA GGTAGCTGGAACCCCAAAAGTTAAGGTAGGGGTTGTAGGAGCTGGCACAGCAAGCATTTTCGAGGAAGTAATGCAATCATCAGAGAGATCACTTGATGTTGCCTTTACACCATCAAAAG CAACTGGTAAGGTTTTGGCATCAGAGCTTCCAAAGAATGGAAACAAAAGATGCACTGTATTGTACCCAGCTTCTGCAAAAGCAAGCAATGAGATCG AACAAGGTCTGTATAATCGTGGATTTGAGGTTGTCAGACTAAATACATACACAACT GTGCCTGTTGGTCATGTTGATGAAATGGTTCTGAAGCAGGCAATTTCAGCCCCCGTTGTTGCAGTTGCTTCACCTTCTTCAGTTCG AGCCTGGGCCAATCTTATTCCAGAGTCAGAGGAATGGAACAATTCAGTGGCCTGTATTGGGGAGACAACTGGATCAGCAGCAAAAAGattaggttttaaaaaagtgtaCTTTCCAAGACAACCTGGTCTTGAAGG GTGGGTAGATAGCATCCTTGAGGCCTTAAGAGCACACAACGATTCGTAG
- the LOC118034207 gene encoding uroporphyrinogen-III synthase, chloroplastic isoform X2, with the protein MAPPVSPFSLAPSLSSSSSLCLQLHRRFFPPSLRTSASASSTSNSAPKVVVTRERGKNGKLIKALAKYGISCLELPLIQHTQGPDSDKLSSVLCSTFSKLCGSLYDSAFDWIIITSPEAGSVFLEAWKVAGTPKVKVGVVGAGTASIFEEVMQSSERSLDVAFTPSKATGKVLASELPKNGNKRCTVLYPASAKASNEIEQGLYNRGFEVVRLNTYTTVPVGHVDEMVLKQAISAPVVAVASPSSVRAWANLIPESEEWNNSVACIGETTGSAAKRLGFKKVYFPRQPGLEGWVDSILEALRAHNDS; encoded by the exons ATGGCACCACCagtctctcccttctctctcgctccttcactttcttcttcttcttctttgtgcCTGCAACTTCACCGACGATTTTTCCCTCCGTCTCTTAGAACCTCAGCTTCTGCATCTTCTACTTCGAATTCAGCGCCCAAAGTCGTAGTCACTAGAGAACGAGGCAAAAACGGCAAGCTCATTAAAGCTCTG GCGAAATATGGGATAAGTTGTTTGGAGCTTCCACTGATTCAGCATACACAGGGACCTGATTCAGATAAACTATCTTCTGTGTTATGCAGTACTTTCTCGAAACTTTGTGGTTCACTTTATG ATAGTGCGTTTGACTGGATCATTATAACTTCCCCTGAAGCAGGCTCTGTCTTTCTGGAGGCATGGAA GGTAGCTGGAACCCCAAAAGTTAAGGTAGGGGTTGTAGGAGCTGGCACAGCAAGCATTTTCGAGGAAGTAATGCAATCATCAGAGAGATCACTTGATGTTGCCTTTACACCATCAAAAG CAACTGGTAAGGTTTTGGCATCAGAGCTTCCAAAGAATGGAAACAAAAGATGCACTGTATTGTACCCAGCTTCTGCAAAAGCAAGCAATGAGATCG AACAAGGTCTGTATAATCGTGGATTTGAGGTTGTCAGACTAAATACATACACAACT GTGCCTGTTGGTCATGTTGATGAAATGGTTCTGAAGCAGGCAATTTCAGCCCCCGTTGTTGCAGTTGCTTCACCTTCTTCAGTTCG AGCCTGGGCCAATCTTATTCCAGAGTCAGAGGAATGGAACAATTCAGTGGCCTGTATTGGGGAGACAACTGGATCAGCAGCAAAAAGattaggttttaaaaaagtgtaCTTTCCAAGACAACCTGGTCTTGAAGG GTGGGTAGATAGCATCCTTGAGGCCTTAAGAGCACACAACGATTCGTAG
- the LOC118034207 gene encoding uroporphyrinogen-III synthase, chloroplastic isoform X4 — translation MAPPVSPFSLAPSLSSSSSLCLQLHRRFFPPSLRTSASASSTSNSAPKVVVTRERGKNGKLIKALAKYGISCLELPLIQHTQGPDSDKLSSVLCNSAFDWIIITSPEAGSVFLEAWKVAGTPKVKVGVVGAGTASIFEEVMQSSERSLDVAFTPSKATGKVLASELPKNGNKRCTVLYPASAKASNEIEQGLYNRGFEVVRLNTYTTVPVGHVDEMVLKQAISAPVVAVASPSSVRAWANLIPESEEWNNSVACIGETTGSAAKRLGFKKVYFPRQPGLEGWVDSILEALRAHNDS, via the exons ATGGCACCACCagtctctcccttctctctcgctccttcactttcttcttcttcttctttgtgcCTGCAACTTCACCGACGATTTTTCCCTCCGTCTCTTAGAACCTCAGCTTCTGCATCTTCTACTTCGAATTCAGCGCCCAAAGTCGTAGTCACTAGAGAACGAGGCAAAAACGGCAAGCTCATTAAAGCTCTG GCGAAATATGGGATAAGTTGTTTGGAGCTTCCACTGATTCAGCATACACAGGGACCTGATTCAGATAAACTATCTTCTGTGTTATGCA ATAGTGCGTTTGACTGGATCATTATAACTTCCCCTGAAGCAGGCTCTGTCTTTCTGGAGGCATGGAA GGTAGCTGGAACCCCAAAAGTTAAGGTAGGGGTTGTAGGAGCTGGCACAGCAAGCATTTTCGAGGAAGTAATGCAATCATCAGAGAGATCACTTGATGTTGCCTTTACACCATCAAAAG CAACTGGTAAGGTTTTGGCATCAGAGCTTCCAAAGAATGGAAACAAAAGATGCACTGTATTGTACCCAGCTTCTGCAAAAGCAAGCAATGAGATCG AACAAGGTCTGTATAATCGTGGATTTGAGGTTGTCAGACTAAATACATACACAACT GTGCCTGTTGGTCATGTTGATGAAATGGTTCTGAAGCAGGCAATTTCAGCCCCCGTTGTTGCAGTTGCTTCACCTTCTTCAGTTCG AGCCTGGGCCAATCTTATTCCAGAGTCAGAGGAATGGAACAATTCAGTGGCCTGTATTGGGGAGACAACTGGATCAGCAGCAAAAAGattaggttttaaaaaagtgtaCTTTCCAAGACAACCTGGTCTTGAAGG GTGGGTAGATAGCATCCTTGAGGCCTTAAGAGCACACAACGATTCGTAG